Proteins from one Pongo abelii isolate AG06213 chromosome 7, NHGRI_mPonAbe1-v2.0_pri, whole genome shotgun sequence genomic window:
- the ABRA gene encoding actin-binding Rho-activating protein, with the protein MAPGEKERGEGPAKTALRKIRTATLVINLARGWQQWANENSIRQAQEPTGWLPGGTQDSPQAPKPITPPTSHQKAQSASKSPPCLPEGHGDGQSSEKAPEVSHIKKKEVSKTVVSKAYERGGDMSHLSHRYERDASVPEPGQAENDIDRILHSHGSPTRRRKCANLVSELTKGWRVMEQEEPTWRSDSVDTEDSGYGGEADERPKQDGVQVAVARIKRPLPSQVNRFTEKLNCKAQQKYSPVGNLKGRWQQWADEHIQSQKLNPFSEEFDYELAMSTRLHKGDEGYGHPKEGTKTAERAKRAEEHIYREIMDMCFIIRTMAHHRRDGKIQVTFGDLFDRYVRISDKVVGILMRARKHGLVDFEGEMLWQGRDDHVVIMLLK; encoded by the exons ATGGCTCCAGGCGAAAAGGAAAGGGGGGAGGGCCCAGCCAAGACCGCCCTCCGGAAGATACGCACAGCCACCCTGGTCATCAATTTGGCCCGAGGTTGGCAGCAGTGGGCGAATGAGAACAGCATCAGGCAGGCCCAGGAGCCTACAGGCTGGCTGCCGGGGGGGACCCAGGACTCACCTCAAGCTCCTAAACCAATCACACCCCCTACTTCACACCAGAAAGCTCAGAGTGCCTCAAAGTCGCCACCCTGCCTGCCAGAAGGACATGGAGATGGACAAAGCTCAGAGAAAGCCCCTGAGGTTTCTCACATCAAAAAGAAAGAGGTGTCCAAAACGGTGGTCAGCAAGGCTTATGAGAGAGGAGGGGACATGAGCCACCTCAGCCACAGGTACGAGAGGGATGCTAGCGTGCCTGAACCTGGGCAGGCAGAGAACGACATTGACAGAATCCTCCACAGCCACGGCTCCCCAACGCGGAGGAGAAAATGTGCCAACCTAGTGTCTGAGCTGACCAAAGGCTGGAGAGTGATGGAGCAGGAGGAGCCCACATGGAGGAGTGACAGCGTAGACACAGAGGACAGCGGCTATGGAGGAGAGGCCGACGAGAGGCCCAAGCAGGATGGAGTGCAGGTGGCTGTGGCCAGGATCAAACGCCCCTTGCCCTCCCA GGTAAACAGATTTACAGAGAAACTCAACTGCAAAGCCCAACAGAAATATAGTCCAGTGGGCAACTTGAAAGGGAGATGGCAGCAGTGGGCTGATGAACACATACAATCCCAGAAGCTCAATCCTTTCAGTGAAGAGTTTGATTACGAGCTGGCCATGTCCACCCGCCTACACAAAGGAGATGAGGGCTATGGCCACCCCAAAGAAGGAACCAAAACTGCTGAAAGGGCCAAGCGTGCTGAGGAGCACATCTACAGGGAAATTATGGACATGTGCTTCATTATCCGCACAATGGCTCACCACAGACGAGATGGCAAGATCCAGGTTACTTTTGGAGATCTCTTTGACAGATATGTTCGTATTTCAGATAAAGTAGTGGGCATTCTCATGCGTGCCAGGAAACATGGACTGGTAGACTTTGAAGGAGAGATGCTATGGCAAGGCCGAGATGACCATGTTGTGATTATGCTACTCAAGTGA